A window from Enterocloster bolteae encodes these proteins:
- a CDS encoding DUF2500 domain-containing protein codes for MYMDSFFWGGGFEIMFTLVFVLIIGIFVVTAVKGLSQWNKNNHCPRLSVTASVVSKRTNVSRHSHPNAGDATGAHGFHSTTSTSYYATFQVESGDRMELSVTGTEYGLLAEGDRGKLTFQGTRYLGFERLGNVEPV; via the coding sequence ATGTACATGGATTCCTTTTTCTGGGGAGGCGGCTTTGAAATCATGTTTACACTGGTATTTGTGCTCATCATAGGAATATTTGTGGTTACGGCGGTAAAGGGACTGAGCCAGTGGAACAAGAACAATCATTGCCCCAGGCTGTCGGTAACAGCTTCCGTGGTCTCCAAAAGGACCAATGTCAGCCGCCACAGCCATCCCAATGCAGGGGACGCCACAGGAGCCCATGGTTTCCATTCCACTACATCCACCAGCTATTACGCGACGTTCCAGGTGGAGAGCGGTGACCGGATGGAGCTCTCCGTGACAGGGACTGAATATGGGCTGCTGGCAGAGGGGGACCGGGGAAAACTGACCTTCCAGGGAACGCGCTATCTGGGATTTGAGCGGCTGGGGAATGTAGAGCCGGTTTGA
- a CDS encoding MATE family efflux transporter, whose translation MEVAEKIKTQPIPKLIWALSAPAVLSLLLNALNTAIDGIFVAKSAGITALSAVTVSFGVILIIQALSLLIAAGASASISLKMGKSDKQGAEKIIGSACMLSILFSAAITIIGLLTIKPLLSLYGANADNMVYAKEYITVILSGSFFFVTAQSMNNCVKGMGYAKRAFLNSLSSVVTNTILDAVFIFVFKWGVFGAALSTVIGNCVCMLLAMQFLCSKKSAGNLKPSNINLSASKKIMSTGAPASITQFALSLVSLTFNHVAAFYGGNVGVAAYGIMYNTTMLVYMPIIGLGQGIQPIFGFNYSAGNYTRVRSTLKYSITCATIFAAGMFLVIELFSSQIISTFGGAGNKALMDMAVPGIRIFTLLLPAVGFQMISANYFQYIGKVKQSVVLSALRQLLLLIPFAILLPTVFEVTGIWIATPTADFISLIVTAIFVRQEVCVIHSQELGVNLVN comes from the coding sequence ATGGAAGTAGCAGAAAAAATCAAAACACAACCAATCCCAAAACTGATTTGGGCATTATCAGCACCGGCTGTGCTCTCGTTGTTGTTGAATGCACTAAACACAGCTATAGACGGTATATTCGTAGCTAAAAGCGCAGGGATAACGGCCTTGTCGGCGGTAACAGTATCATTTGGTGTTATTCTCATTATTCAGGCGCTGTCGCTTCTGATTGCAGCAGGGGCATCTGCCTCCATTTCTCTTAAAATGGGAAAATCCGATAAACAGGGCGCGGAGAAAATTATTGGAAGCGCTTGTATGCTTTCAATCCTGTTTTCAGCGGCCATTACAATCATCGGGTTGCTGACAATTAAGCCATTGCTTTCCCTATACGGAGCAAACGCTGATAACATGGTGTATGCTAAAGAATATATCACAGTTATACTAAGTGGTTCCTTTTTCTTTGTCACCGCCCAATCAATGAACAACTGTGTGAAAGGTATGGGATATGCCAAAAGAGCTTTTTTGAACTCTCTATCCAGTGTAGTTACAAACACAATTTTAGACGCTGTTTTTATATTTGTTTTTAAGTGGGGTGTTTTTGGAGCAGCTTTATCAACGGTCATTGGTAACTGTGTTTGTATGCTTTTGGCAATGCAGTTTTTATGCTCTAAAAAGTCCGCAGGGAATCTAAAGCCAAGTAATATAAATCTAAGTGCCAGCAAAAAAATTATGTCGACAGGTGCTCCTGCTTCTATTACTCAGTTCGCATTAAGCCTGGTTTCTCTGACATTTAATCATGTTGCTGCATTTTATGGGGGAAACGTAGGGGTTGCAGCCTATGGAATCATGTATAACACAACCATGTTAGTCTATATGCCGATTATTGGATTAGGCCAGGGAATACAGCCTATCTTTGGATTTAATTATAGCGCGGGGAATTATACGCGGGTAAGGAGCACACTAAAATACTCTATAACCTGTGCCACTATTTTTGCAGCAGGAATGTTTTTGGTGATAGAGCTATTTAGCAGTCAAATCATAAGCACCTTTGGCGGGGCCGGTAACAAGGCGCTCATGGATATGGCTGTGCCGGGTATCCGCATTTTTACTCTGCTGCTTCCTGCTGTGGGATTTCAGATGATAAGTGCAAATTATTTTCAGTATATTGGTAAAGTAAAACAGTCTGTTGTTCTAAGTGCGCTTCGGCAGTTATTACTGCTGATACCGTTTGCAATCCTATTACCGACAGTTTTTGAGGTCACAGGAATATGGATAGCAACGCCCACAGCAGATTTTATTTCCCTGATTGTGACTGCAATTTTTGTTCGGCAGGAAGTCTGCGTAATTCATTCGCAGGAACTAGGCGTAAATCTGGTGAACTAA
- a CDS encoding TetR/AcrR family transcriptional regulator has translation MENKKSVRRPQQKRSIQMKETILEVSKSLFCENGYYNTTTNEIAKTAGISIGSLYSYFPDKDAILTELLERSNQYHFSNVFEKLRPESSAQLYLKEPKKWLYDLVNTLIQLHEAEKDFLRELNVLYFAKPEVKAIKDSQSEKVQMATYEYIRRYQSELPYEDLEAVSVVIVDFITALVDRIIFKEARLEKERLLNAGIEALYRIISK, from the coding sequence ATGGAAAACAAAAAATCTGTACGTCGTCCGCAGCAAAAGAGAAGTATCCAGATGAAAGAAACTATACTTGAGGTTTCAAAGTCATTGTTCTGTGAGAACGGCTATTACAATACAACTACAAATGAAATTGCGAAAACCGCCGGTATATCTATTGGAAGTCTATACTCTTATTTCCCTGATAAAGACGCTATACTCACAGAATTGTTGGAGCGCAGCAACCAATACCACTTTTCAAATGTGTTTGAAAAGCTGCGCCCTGAATCAAGTGCGCAGCTTTATTTAAAGGAACCGAAAAAATGGCTTTATGACCTCGTAAATACTCTGATTCAGTTACATGAAGCAGAAAAGGATTTCTTACGGGAATTAAACGTACTTTATTTTGCAAAACCAGAAGTTAAGGCGATAAAAGATTCACAGTCGGAAAAAGTGCAGATGGCAACATATGAATATATTAGGCGGTATCAAAGCGAGCTGCCGTATGAAGATTTAGAGGCTGTATCCGTTGTAATAGTAGATTTCATTACAGCACTTGTTGATCGGATTATTTTTAAAGAAGCAAGATTAGAAAAGGAAAGGTTATTAAATGCGGGGATAGAAGCCTTATATCGGATTATCTCCAAATAA
- a CDS encoding EAL domain-containing protein, translating into MISQKQILIVEDNEINRMLLGEILSADYQVVEAENGLEALSVLKERGDVISLILLDITMPVMDGYTFLSIVKKDPVFSSIPVIVTTQSDSESDEVAALSHGASDFVAKPYKPQIILHRVASIINLRENAAMVNQLKYDRLTGLYSKEFFFQKVKEELARHPEREYDIICSDIENFKLVNDVFGLPAGDRLLREVADFYQSQVGDKGICGHFNGDQFAILMERRCKYTDEMFMEATARVNALPNAKNVLVKWGIYSIEDRTIPVDQMCDRALLAACGIKGQYGKYFAIYDDRLRSRLLREQAITECMESALREGQFEIYLQPKYSVKEERLSGAESLIRWNHPEWGLQSPGQFIPLFEQNGFITQLDQYVWDQTCAILQRWEQMGYPCIPVSVNVSRADIYNVDLPEILTETVQKYGLPPSRLHLEITESAYTENPSQIIEVAGRLRELGFIIEMDDFGSGYSSLNMLNKMPIDILKLDMKFIQNETEKQASQGILRFTMGLARWMDLSVVAEGVETREQFEQLREIGCDYVQGYYFAKPMPCGEFEKLIREQPEEAAMESSMEDVSFHGKQRPVLLIADEDDAYCRQVRRIFESRYQIVEASDGEKALACIASYENKIGAAIISLTLSEPDGFQILEMLRRERAVWNIPVIATSWDGSQEEQALDMEADEFLRKPHTAAVLERRAVRAMRSAASRERERMLEGEACQDYLTGLLNRRGLEAAADALDGKDMPLAVYLFDLDNLKHINDTFGHMRGDQTISAFAELLREQTRESDILSRFGGDEFVVIMKQMKSGESAVKKGEDICRSICEYPFADNVRACCSAGVVIWDTRKPLPAILEYADQALYRAKAENKGGCCMWEDGYEYP; encoded by the coding sequence ATGATATCACAAAAACAAATTCTGATTGTGGAAGATAATGAAATTAACCGTATGCTGCTGGGAGAGATACTTTCTGCGGACTATCAGGTCGTGGAGGCTGAAAACGGTCTGGAGGCCCTGTCCGTCCTAAAGGAGCGCGGGGATGTGATTTCACTGATTCTGCTGGACATAACCATGCCTGTTATGGATGGATATACCTTTCTTTCCATTGTGAAAAAAGACCCTGTGTTTTCTTCTATTCCGGTTATCGTAACCACCCAGAGCGACAGCGAATCGGACGAGGTGGCTGCCCTTTCCCACGGTGCTTCGGATTTTGTTGCTAAACCCTACAAGCCACAAATCATCCTGCACAGAGTGGCAAGCATCATTAATCTGCGTGAAAATGCAGCCATGGTCAACCAGTTAAAATATGACCGGCTGACCGGGCTTTACAGTAAGGAATTTTTCTTCCAGAAGGTGAAGGAGGAACTGGCCCGGCATCCGGAACGGGAATACGATATCATTTGTTCTGATATTGAGAATTTTAAATTAGTCAATGATGTATTCGGTCTTCCGGCGGGAGACAGGCTGCTGCGGGAGGTGGCTGATTTTTACCAGTCCCAGGTAGGGGACAAGGGGATATGCGGTCATTTTAACGGAGACCAGTTTGCCATACTGATGGAGCGCAGGTGTAAGTATACCGATGAGATGTTCATGGAGGCAACGGCACGGGTCAATGCCCTTCCCAATGCAAAAAATGTGCTGGTGAAATGGGGCATTTATTCCATTGAGGACCGCACTATTCCGGTGGACCAGATGTGCGACAGGGCTCTTCTGGCTGCCTGCGGCATCAAGGGGCAGTACGGAAAATATTTTGCCATATATGATGACCGGCTGCGCAGCAGGCTGCTGCGGGAACAGGCTATAACGGAATGCATGGAATCTGCACTGAGAGAGGGGCAGTTTGAAATTTATCTCCAACCCAAATACAGCGTAAAGGAGGAACGGCTTTCTGGGGCGGAATCCCTGATACGGTGGAATCATCCTGAATGGGGCCTTCAGTCGCCGGGACAGTTCATTCCTCTTTTTGAACAGAATGGTTTCATCACCCAGCTGGACCAGTATGTGTGGGACCAGACATGCGCCATCCTGCAAAGGTGGGAGCAAATGGGATATCCATGTATACCTGTTTCCGTCAATGTGTCCAGGGCGGATATTTATAACGTGGATCTTCCTGAAATTTTGACAGAGACAGTCCAAAAATACGGGCTTCCCCCATCCCGGCTCCATCTGGAAATAACAGAAAGCGCGTATACGGAAAACCCGTCTCAGATCATTGAGGTGGCGGGGCGGCTGCGGGAATTGGGCTTTATCATAGAGATGGACGATTTCGGCAGCGGTTATTCCTCCCTGAACATGCTCAATAAGATGCCCATTGACATTCTGAAGCTGGATATGAAGTTTATCCAGAATGAAACGGAAAAGCAGGCCAGCCAGGGAATCCTTCGTTTTACCATGGGTCTTGCCCGTTGGATGGATCTGAGTGTGGTGGCGGAAGGCGTGGAGACCAGGGAGCAGTTTGAACAGCTGAGGGAAATCGGCTGTGATTATGTTCAGGGATATTATTTTGCCAAACCCATGCCCTGCGGGGAGTTTGAGAAGCTGATAAGGGAACAGCCGGAGGAGGCTGCCATGGAATCGTCTATGGAGGATGTTTCTTTTCACGGAAAACAGCGGCCTGTACTTCTGATTGCGGACGAGGATGATGCCTATTGCAGGCAGGTGCGCAGGATATTTGAGTCCCGGTATCAGATTGTGGAGGCATCGGACGGAGAGAAGGCCCTTGCCTGCATTGCCAGCTATGAGAATAAGATTGGGGCAGCTATCATCAGCCTTACCCTGTCAGAACCGGATGGATTTCAGATATTGGAAATGCTTCGGAGGGAACGGGCAGTATGGAATATACCTGTCATAGCCACTTCATGGGACGGAAGCCAGGAGGAACAGGCTTTGGATATGGAGGCAGATGAATTCCTGCGCAAGCCGCATACTGCAGCCGTCCTGGAAAGGCGTGCCGTGAGGGCCATGAGGTCGGCGGCCTCCAGGGAACGGGAGCGCATGCTTGAAGGGGAAGCCTGTCAGGATTATCTGACCGGACTGTTAAACCGCAGAGGCCTGGAGGCTGCCGCGGATGCTCTGGACGGGAAAGATATGCCGTTGGCTGTGTATCTCTTTGATTTGGATAACTTAAAACACATCAATGATACATTTGGCCATATGAGGGGAGACCAGACCATATCGGCTTTTGCAGAACTGCTGAGGGAACAGACAAGGGAAAGCGATATACTTTCCAGGTTTGGCGGTGACGAATTCGTGGTTATTATGAAACAGATGAAATCAGGGGAAAGCGCTGTCAAAAAAGGGGAGGACATATGCAGGAGCATCTGTGAGTATCCCTTTGCCGACAATGTCCGGGCCTGTTGTTCTGCCGGTGTCGTCATTTGGGACACCAGGAAACCTCTGCCGGCCATACTGGAGTATGCGGACCAGGCCCTGTATCGTGCCAAGGCTGAAAATAAGGGCGGCTGCTGTATGTGGGAAGACGGGTATGAATATCCATAA
- a CDS encoding diguanylate cyclase, with translation MYRCRMKIAIFSKDTMLSELVRSLEPLEHFTHEITVAPEANQEIMRESRLLIWNLDDSVPPSKLRSQCAAEASLIFCGSRQRIGALPPEEFGAADEFWETPLVRDYIKVRLKRMMEQIKLGYDYYMTRTYLDTAIDSIPDMLWFKTLDGIHVKVNKAFCSVVGKTREDVTGRNHCYIWGVSPDDYENGEASCRESEDAVIKERRTLQFTESVKASHGMRQLRTYKSPIVDRDGVTVLGTVGIGHDVTDLVNMSAEIEILLQSMPYAILLWDNNGKILNANRKFEEYFKLPKEAVIGQDYDAWITGAFEEQRTINSEGYMEARVSRRDGSGKMLEIHENSVYDVFNHVAGKLCIFRDVTVERDLEKQIRHSSNTDFLTGLYNRRCFYQYIHNNRGGRTVSLMYIDLDRFKEVNDTYGHKVGDAVLVHTADVLRRLFRDDFVARLGGDEFLVVRLGKCSMDQMEQEAEAFLKEMRTAFLAAEQTVSLSASVGIAQSSDSMVDIDALLQRSDQALYQAKKAGRSRYCVYR, from the coding sequence ATGTACCGATGCAGGATGAAGATAGCGATTTTCAGCAAGGATACCATGCTCTCTGAGCTGGTCCGTTCTCTCGAACCATTGGAGCATTTTACACATGAAATCACAGTGGCGCCTGAGGCAAATCAGGAAATTATGAGGGAGAGCAGGCTTCTCATATGGAATCTGGACGACTCTGTGCCGCCCTCTAAGCTGCGCTCCCAGTGTGCAGCGGAAGCCTCGCTCATATTCTGCGGCAGCCGCCAGCGCATAGGCGCGCTGCCTCCGGAAGAATTTGGGGCTGCGGATGAGTTTTGGGAGACGCCCCTTGTCAGGGATTATATTAAGGTACGCCTGAAACGCATGATGGAACAGATTAAGCTGGGCTACGATTATTACATGACCCGGACCTACCTGGATACGGCCATAGACAGTATACCGGACATGCTCTGGTTTAAGACACTGGACGGGATTCACGTCAAGGTGAATAAGGCGTTCTGCTCTGTGGTGGGAAAGACCAGGGAGGATGTGACGGGGCGGAACCACTGCTATATATGGGGGGTATCCCCGGATGATTATGAAAATGGGGAGGCCTCATGCCGGGAGTCGGAGGATGCGGTTATAAAGGAGCGGCGTACCCTGCAGTTTACGGAGTCTGTCAAGGCATCCCACGGCATGCGCCAGCTGCGCACCTATAAGTCCCCTATAGTGGACAGGGACGGTGTCACGGTTCTTGGAACTGTGGGTATCGGCCATGATGTGACGGACCTGGTAAACATGAGCGCTGAGATAGAAATTTTGCTGCAGAGTATGCCCTATGCCATCCTTTTGTGGGATAACAACGGGAAGATACTTAATGCCAACAGAAAATTTGAGGAGTATTTTAAGCTTCCCAAAGAAGCAGTAATCGGGCAGGACTATGATGCGTGGATAACAGGGGCCTTCGAGGAACAGCGCACCATTAACAGCGAAGGATACATGGAAGCGCGTGTATCCCGGAGGGATGGGTCAGGTAAGATGCTGGAGATTCACGAAAATTCCGTCTATGATGTATTCAATCATGTGGCCGGTAAGCTTTGCATTTTCAGGGATGTGACAGTGGAGCGGGATCTGGAGAAACAAATCCGCCACAGCTCTAATACAGATTTCCTTACAGGACTTTATAACCGCAGATGTTTTTACCAGTACATACATAACAACCGTGGCGGCAGGACGGTCAGCCTGATGTACATTGACCTGGACCGGTTTAAGGAAGTCAATGACACATATGGCCATAAGGTGGGAGATGCCGTGCTGGTGCATACGGCGGATGTACTCAGACGATTGTTCCGGGACGACTTCGTGGCCCGGCTGGGCGGGGACGAATTCCTGGTGGTCCGTCTGGGAAAGTGCAGCATGGACCAGATGGAGCAGGAGGCAGAGGCCTTTTTGAAAGAAATGAGGACAGCGTTTCTGGCAGCGGAACAGACCGTTTCTTTGTCAGCCAGCGTGGGAATCGCTCAGAGCAGCGATTCCATGGTGGACATTGATGCGCTTCTCCAGCGCAGTGACCAGGCCCTTTACCAGGCAAAGAAGGCCGGCCGGTCCAGATACTGCGTATACAGATAA